The Vidua chalybeata isolate OUT-0048 chromosome 24, bVidCha1 merged haplotype, whole genome shotgun sequence genome includes a window with the following:
- the BTG2 gene encoding LOW QUALITY PROTEIN: protein BTG2 (The sequence of the model RefSeq protein was modified relative to this genomic sequence to represent the inferred CDS: deleted 1 base in 1 codon): MSHRHSHRRGPRADMVPEIAAAVGFVSGLLRTRGCVSEQQLQVFSGALREALTEHYRHHWFPEKPFKGSGYRCIRINHRMDPIISKAAGQIGLSLPRLYRLLPSELTLWVDPYEVSYRIGEDGSICVLYEATRPPGSYGGMLTCKNQMMLGRSTSPSKNYIMTVSS, from the exons ATGAGCCACCGCCACAGCCACCGCCGCGGCCCGCGGGCCGACATGGTGCCCGAGATCGCCGCCGCCGTGGGCTTCGTGTCCGGCCTGCTGCGGACGCGCGGCTGCGTCAgcgagcagcagctgcaggtgttCAGCGGGGCGCTGCGGGAGGCGCTCACAG agcACTACAGACACCACTGGTTCCCCGAGAAACCCTTCAAAGGCTCCGGCTACCGCTGCATCCGCATCAACCACCGGATGGACCCCATCATCAGCAAGGCAGCGGGGCAGATCGGACTGAGCCTGCCCCGGCTGTACCGGCTGCTGCCCAGCGAGCTCACGCTCTGGGTGGATCCCTACGAGGTCTCCTACCGCATCGGCGAGGACGGCTCCATCTGCGTCCTCTACGAGGCCACGCGG CCCCCCGGCTCCTACGGAGGGATGCTCACCTGCAAGAACCAGATGATGCTGGGCCGTAGTACCAGCCCTTCCAAAAACTACATCATGACTGTCTccagctaa
- the FMOD gene encoding fibromodulin — MPWATTLILILAGLCGSSLGQYNEEEDLAWLQYYLRQSRVSSYNYVPYYEEESPAYAYSYPSATDTEPEPEPEPQQAAPWRCPQECDCPPNFSSAMYCDTRNLRYLPFVPSRMKYVYFQNNLITSVQEGAFDNATELEWLALHNNQISSEKMGRRVFGKLQRLERLYMNNNNLTRLPSPLPRSLRELHLSYNQISKVPSNALEGLENLTALYLSHNFIFEMGASLKGLKSLILADLSYNNLRKVPDGLPASLEQLYLEYNYINAIPDDYFQVSPRLLYVRMSHNSLTNQGLSSNTFNSSSILELDLSYNRLQKIPRVNTNLENLYLQGNQINEFSISSFCSVVDVMNYSRLQVLRLDGNEIKRNAVPPDAPLCLRRATVIEI; from the exons ATGCCTTGGGCCACCaccctcatcctcatcctggCCGGGCTCTGCGGGTCCTCCCTGGGCCAGTACAACGAGGAGGAGGACCTGGCGTGGCTCCAGTACTACCTGCGGCAGTCCCGCGTCTCCTCCTACAACTACGTGCCCTACTACGAGGAGGAGAGCCCCGCGTACGCCTACTCCTACCCCTCTGCCACCGACACCGAGCCCGAGCCCGAGCCGGAGCCGCAGCAAGCCGCGCCCTGGCGGTGTCCCCAAGAGTGTGACTGTCCCCCCAACTTCTCCTCGGCCATGTATTGCGACACCCGCAACCTGCGGTACCTGCCGTTCGTGCCGTCGCGGATGAAGTACGTTTATTTCCAGAACAATCTGATCACCTCCGTCCAGGAGGGAGCCTTCGACAACGCCACGGAGCTGGAGTGGCTGGCGCTGCACAACAACCAGATCAGCAGCGAGAAGATGGGGAGAAGGGTTTTTGGGAAGCTGCAGCGCCTGGAGAGGCTCTACATGAACAACAACAACCTGACCAGGCTGCCCAGCCCCCTGCCGCGCTCGCTGCGCGAGCTCCACCTCTCCTACAACCAGATCTCCAAGGTGCCTTCCAACgctctggaggggctggagaaccTCACGGCGCTGTACCTCAGCCACAACTTCATCTTCGAGATGGGCGCGTCCCTCAAGGGGCTCAAGTCGTTGATCCTGGCCGACCTGAGCTACAACAACCTCAGGAAGGTCCCCGACGGGCTGCCCGcgtccctggagcagctctacCTGGAGTACAACTACATCAACGCCATCCCCGACGATTATttccaggtgtcccccaggctGCTCTACGTGAGGATGTCCCACAACAGCCTGACCAACCAAGGGCTCTCCAGCAACACcttcaacagcagcagcatcctggagCTGGACCTCTCCTACAACCGGCTGCAGAAGATCCCGCGGGTCAACACCAACCTGGAGAACCTCTACCTGCAGGGGAACCAGATCAACG agTTCTCCATCAGCAGTTTCTGCTCCGTGGTGGATGTCATGAACTACTCCCGGCTCCAGGTGCTGCGGCTCGACGGCAACGAGATCAAGCGCAACGCGGTGCCCCCGGACGCGCCGCTGTGCCTGCGCCGGGCCACCGTCATCGAGATCTGA